The bacterium DNA segment CGCATCGAAAATGCTGAGCGCAACAGTTCCTATGCGGTCCTTTTTTCGTATGGAATCGTTGCATTGATGTACATGACCTATCAGTTTCTTTTTTATCATCTGGTTGGCGAACGGTTTTTCCAGATGAACGATTTCAAGCAGGCTTTGCCTGCGCTGTTTTTCAGTAGTTTTTCAGTTGATGTAGCATCATTTTTGGGTGCCTGTTTGTGTATCTGTATCGGTTTTTCTGCGCTATCAAGCGCATACGGAATCTTGTCGGCCAATCAGTGGAATCTGTTTACCGCAGCTGAGCATAAAGCGGTGTGGGGGCATCGGTTTATTGTAACTTTGAATAGTGCGCGCGTGCCCGTTGTCTGTTTGTTGATCGAGGTTTTAATATGTGCTCTGTATCTTTATGTTTCACATGGCAAGCAGTTTATTTTACAACAGTTGGCTGCGCTCGGCTCCACGGTAACCTATGCAATCTGTGCGCTTTCGCTCTTTCATAGCTCACCGCATCTGTTTGACCGTATACTCGGTGTTGCAGCGCTGGTCAGTTGTACGGTGCTTTCTGCTGCGTGCGTGAACGGATTTTTAAAAAATGGCACTGCCGTTTTATATCTGTACTGTTCGATTTTGTGTATCGGCTGCCTATTCTTTTTTATAGAGAAACTGCAGCAGAAAAACGAAGCTTGAACATAGACTGCAAGCCCATGAAATCAGTGATGCTCTTTTGACAATGCGCGCTTCGTGCAGGCCAAGCAGTTCAAAATGGTGGTGCAGCGGAGCCATTTTAAATAGTCGTTTTTTTGTGAGCTTAAAAAACAGTACTTGTAAAATTACTGAAACGGTTTCGATGACAAAAATAAGGCCACCCAGAATTAACAAGAACTCCTGGTTGAGTATGATAAAAAAGTACGCAAGGACACTCCCCAGTGCCAACGAACCAATATCTCCCATCATAATCAGTGCTGGATAGGTATTGAACCACAAAAAAGCAAATAATGCGCCAATAACACTTGAGATCGCATAAAAAATAGCATCGAGCTCCAGTTTTTGTAGTTGATAATAGGTGGTGAAGCTATCGTTTGAAAGCAGCGTTGTTGCAAAAAGAGCGGTGATTAAATTTGGGATAATGCATTCGGACGCCAATCCATCAAGCCCGTCGGTCAGATTGACCGCATTGCAGGTGGCCGTGATGACAAAGCATATCCACGCGATAAAAAGAGCTGGCGAAAGGGTTATGTCCATCTCGTCAAAAAAAGGAATGTGTATTTCGAGTGGTTTGAGTTTGAAATGAAGTAAAAAGAATCCAACTGCGCAGCCGGCCATTATCTGTAGCATCGCTTTCAACAATGTGGAGATGCCTTTTTTGTATACGATTTTACATGCGTCATCAATCAGGCCGACAAACCCAAAACAGCCCATAGCCAGAAAGAACCCCTGCAGCCGTCTGTCCAGATAACCGGCGTATAAAACGGTGCTTGCCGCAGAGCCAAGCAGAATAAAGATGCCTCCCATTGTGGGGGTATTTTTTTTGGTTGCATGATTTTCAGGTGTGTATGCTCGAGGTGCAGTACAAAATAGGCAGTTATATTTTTTTAAAAAGAAGATAATTGAAACAAAAGTAATAAGAAACGCTACCCCTGCAACCATTATAAAATTATTTGGAGACAGCGATTTTACGGTGTTTTCTAAGGTGTTTAGTATGCGATCTTGCAAAAGTTTGTTAAACATTGCGCTCCCCTTATTTATAGCTAAGCTTTTACTTTGTGATTGTATATGTTTATTCGGAAATTTGCCATATGTTGTGTTTATTTGCGCAACTATATTACCATGAAATCGGAGTATTTTAAAAAAAGTGTTTAGATGTGTAATAAACATTGTTGGCAGGTTAAAGTACTGTCGTTATTTGTAGTTTTTTCAAATACGCAGGCTTGTGCTGGTGAGGGTAATGAGACTGTTTTTAAAAGGAAAAAAGCTATTTTTTTTGAAAGCGAAAAAAATAGAGATTTTTTTAAACAGGCTGATCAGATCAAGCAGTTTTTAATATACGAGAAAAAATCAGATTCTGGTGAAATAGTAGACAAAAAAGTGCATATATTAACCAAAAAGGGCTTGATGTTTCAGTCACATTTGAAAATACAACAAGGAACGGAACATCAGCTTACTCAGTATAAAGAAAATATGCTTATTAATAATAATCACGCGATACTGTTTGATTTTTACCAAAAAAATGACTATGGCCACAACGTAGTCATTCTTAATAATCACCATGATCTGTTAACAGATTTACATGTACATTGGGGTTTGAAAAAAATTTGTGATTCAACACCATACATGTTGAAAACGCTTAGCTTGACAAAAAAAGGGAAACAACAAGAGAAGCTTTCTTCTGTTGTCTTTCTTGTTGCAAGTAGTTGGCCGAATATCCATTTTGTTGAACAAGGTGCTCTTGGGCTTTTGCAGAATGAACCGGTGACAAGTAGGGCCAGGGGGCTTGTTAGTTCGATACAAAAACGCTTGTTATCGTCAAAAGGATTAAAAGAGCAAGTTCAAAAGCGATGTACATTAAAAAATGCATATCTGTTAGCGGTCGGGCAAGATGATGAAGAAAATCAATATATTATATATGCGCATGTTGAAAAAAATAATAAAGGTCATGGTCCTAAAAACGTTATTTCCACTTTTCGAAAACTTAGAGCCAGCTATTCTACCTTTACCATAAAAAAATGGATAATTACGAAAGACCAGTCTTTTGCAGATCTTGTTACATTTGTTGAGAGAGAAAATAATCATGCTGACAATGCCGATGAAGCTGAAAATGAGCGTCAGTCAATGTTACAAGACAGTACTATTGAGCAAGAAGAACTGCAAACCAAAAATCCTACAACTTTGTGTACCATTGAAAATGTACCTGTTGACGGTTTGCATGTTCCATTCATCATCGATTATCGTGATGATGATCATTGGGCAGTTGTGTGCAAAAAGAAAGATGCGTTT contains these protein-coding regions:
- the mraY gene encoding phospho-N-acetylmuramoyl-pentapeptide-transferase, with translation MFNKLLQDRILNTLENTVKSLSPNNFIMVAGVAFLITFVSIIFFLKKYNCLFCTAPRAYTPENHATKKNTPTMGGIFILLGSAASTVLYAGYLDRRLQGFFLAMGCFGFVGLIDDACKIVYKKGISTLLKAMLQIMAGCAVGFFLLHFKLKPLEIHIPFFDEMDITLSPALFIAWICFVITATCNAVNLTDGLDGLASECIIPNLITALFATTLLSNDSFTTYYQLQKLELDAIFYAISSVIGALFAFLWFNTYPALIMMGDIGSLALGSVLAYFFIILNQEFLLILGGLIFVIETVSVILQVLFFKLTKKRLFKMAPLHHHFELLGLHEARIVKRASLISWACSLCSSFVFLLQFLYKKE
- a CDS encoding APC family permease encodes the protein MSKPEKISLFHAVFLNINIMIGTGLFINTVEVAKRMGPFGFVSYGIVALLMLPLVLAMSRLLKRIPEGNFFTFGRQGLSSFWGFFNTWNYFFAKLGSATLGIHIFVSIIQQLFPLLQAFNVYLLDCFILIFFLLLNLFHAKIASFLQKYLVISKLVPIVAVIFLGLLANRTFAGFFHSAVEVDLFSTIPIVLFSFLGFEAICALSNRIENAERNSSYAVLFSYGIVALMYMTYQFLFYHLVGERFFQMNDFKQALPALFFSSFSVDVASFLGACLCICIGFSALSSAYGILSANQWNLFTAAEHKAVWGHRFIVTLNSARVPVVCLLIEVLICALYLYVSHGKQFILQQLAALGSTVTYAICALSLFHSSPHLFDRILGVAALVSCTVLSAACVNGFLKNGTAVLYLYCSILCIGCLFFFIEKLQQKNEA